In a single window of the Campylobacter fetus subsp. testudinum 03-427 genome:
- the hslU gene encoding heat shock protein HslVU, ATPase subunit (Pfam matches to PF07724.10 AAA_2, and to PF07724.10 AAA_2, and to PF10431.5 ClpB_D2-small), translating into MNLTPKEIVKFLDDYVIGQDDAKRVIAVALRNRYRRMKLDKSIQEDIIPKNILMIGSTGVGKTEIARRLSKMFGLPFIKVEASKYTEVGFVGRDVESMVRDLAMASLNLVKKEQREKNSDRINEYIEKKILEKLLPPLPKGASEDKLRDYESSYLRMKDKLQKGELDHLNIELDIDQSTFEAGGNLPPDMAAMQESFIKVIGIANKKVKKEFKVKDAKEALKNEASEKILDMESIKTEALKRAENEGIIFIDEIDKVAVSSGNSGRQDPSKEGVQRDLLPIVEGSNVSTKFGNLKTDHILFIAAGAFHISKPSDLIPELQGRFPLRVNLDSLDEKALYEILTKPKNSLLSQYKALLGVEGVELEFSDESIKEIAKVTQNTNQKVEDIGARRLHTVIEKVLEDISFDADSYKNEKVTITKELVDKKLGDICQNEDLAKYIL; encoded by the coding sequence ATGAATTTAACACCAAAAGAGATCGTAAAATTTTTAGATGATTATGTTATAGGACAAGATGACGCAAAAAGAGTTATCGCAGTAGCTCTTAGAAACCGTTATAGAAGAATGAAACTTGATAAAAGTATCCAAGAAGATATTATACCAAAAAATATCTTGATGATAGGCTCTACTGGAGTCGGTAAAACCGAGATCGCAAGGCGACTCTCAAAGATGTTTGGTTTGCCATTTATCAAAGTAGAAGCTAGCAAATATACTGAAGTCGGCTTTGTAGGTAGAGACGTTGAATCTATGGTGCGAGATTTGGCTATGGCTAGTTTAAATTTAGTAAAAAAAGAGCAACGAGAAAAAAATTCAGATAGAATAAATGAGTACATAGAAAAAAAGATACTTGAAAAACTTCTTCCTCCTCTTCCAAAAGGTGCTAGCGAGGATAAATTAAGAGATTACGAATCTAGCTATTTGCGTATGAAAGACAAACTACAAAAAGGTGAGTTAGATCATCTAAATATCGAATTAGATATAGATCAATCTACGTTTGAAGCTGGTGGAAATTTACCTCCAGATATGGCTGCTATGCAAGAAAGTTTCATCAAAGTCATAGGCATAGCAAACAAAAAAGTAAAAAAAGAATTTAAAGTAAAAGACGCCAAAGAAGCTCTAAAAAACGAAGCTAGCGAAAAAATTTTAGATATGGAAAGTATAAAAACAGAAGCTTTAAAAAGAGCCGAAAACGAAGGTATTATATTTATAGATGAGATAGATAAAGTAGCAGTTTCTAGCGGAAACTCAGGACGTCAAGATCCTAGCAAAGAAGGTGTTCAAAGAGATCTTTTACCTATAGTAGAAGGCTCGAACGTAAGTACTAAATTTGGAAATTTAAAAACAGATCACATATTATTTATAGCTGCAGGAGCGTTTCATATAAGCAAACCAAGCGACCTCATACCAGAACTTCAAGGAAGATTTCCGCTACGTGTAAATTTAGATAGTTTAGACGAAAAAGCGCTTTATGAAATACTAACAAAACCTAAAAACTCACTTCTATCTCAGTACAAAGCACTCTTAGGAGTTGAAGGAGTGGAACTCGAGTTTAGCGATGAAAGCATAAAAGAGATAGCAAAAGTCACGCAAAATACAAATCAAAAAGTAGAAGATATAGGAGCCAGAAGACTTCATACAGTCATTGAAAAAGTTCTTGAAGATATAAGTTTTGACGCAGATAGTTATAAAAATGAAAAAGTAACTATCACAAAAGAGTTAGTAGATAAAAAGCTCGGCGATATCTGTCAAAATGAAGATCTTGCGAAATACATACTATGA
- the era gene encoding GTP-binding protein (Pfam matches to PF01926.19 MMR_HSR1, and to PF07650.13 KH_2), whose protein sequence is MKSGFISLIGRTNAGKSSLLNYLLNEKISMVSHKQNATRRKINGIVMHKDSQAIFIDTPGLHESNKTMNKLMVEAAIKSIGDCDLLLFVASVFDSIENYKKFLNLKKDAPHLIAITKIDEASDKEIFAKLNEYQIYCDEFKAIIPISVKKQAYKNILLDEIYKYLPEHEYFYDPQYLTTANEREIFRDFILEAVYECVSDEVPYSTDVNVDKVVEKPNITEIYATIITDNEHHKAILIGKNGQTIKRIGINARKIINNLLDNKIFLKINVKIDKNWNSNELIIKKNFLY, encoded by the coding sequence ATGAAAAGCGGATTTATAAGCCTTATAGGCAGGACAAATGCAGGCAAAAGTAGCCTGCTAAACTATCTTTTAAATGAAAAAATATCTATGGTATCTCACAAACAAAATGCTACTAGAAGAAAGATAAATGGCATCGTTATGCACAAAGATTCTCAAGCTATATTTATAGATACTCCAGGGCTTCACGAAAGCAATAAAACTATGAATAAACTAATGGTAGAAGCTGCGATAAAGTCTATAGGAGACTGTGATTTACTACTTTTTGTAGCAAGCGTATTTGATAGTATAGAAAACTATAAAAAGTTTTTAAATTTAAAAAAAGACGCTCCTCATCTCATAGCCATTACAAAAATAGACGAAGCTAGCGATAAAGAGATTTTCGCTAAATTAAACGAGTATCAAATATACTGTGATGAATTTAAAGCCATCATACCTATAAGTGTAAAAAAACAAGCATATAAAAATATACTTTTAGATGAAATTTACAAATATCTACCAGAACATGAGTATTTTTACGATCCCCAGTACTTGACCACAGCAAATGAACGTGAAATTTTTAGAGATTTTATACTTGAAGCTGTTTATGAGTGCGTAAGCGACGAAGTGCCCTATTCTACGGATGTAAATGTGGATAAAGTAGTAGAAAAACCAAATATCACCGAAATTTATGCAACTATAATTACAGATAATGAACATCATAAAGCTATATTAATAGGTAAAAATGGTCAAACAATTAAAAGAATAGGTATAAATGCTAGAAAAATTATTAATAATTTATTAGATAATAAAATATTTCTAAAAATTAACGTAAAAATAGATAAAAATTGGAATAGCAACGAGTTAATTATTAAAAAAAACTTTTTATATTGA
- a CDS encoding putative protein, possible transformation system protein (Pfam match to PF12895.3 ANAPC3) produces MLDSYEIQEMENKWKKYNRKRNKKLYILSATILICLSIGISARYFIDLYIKKQNDMLQNEIADINLKKHVDELKEKARIAKQKLEQQKAQDEKELLEQAKKDDANLNLDIEKQTVLNEPLQNQQTKQKDVKPTDNNNALIPKIISQDTLQNSNDFEIINQRISSDLPLPQETNILEFSEANQSESNKYQSQPQNKSQAQNSIKIESQTIDMSVKSLKSKFDSTNDIKYAILLAEEFYKNNDYENAIKWAFTINSIDENEIKGWVIFAKAKYKIGKKEDALTVLNALQEKNRSNSIEELIEQIRKETF; encoded by the coding sequence ATGCTTGATTCTTACGAAATACAAGAAATGGAAAACAAATGGAAAAAATATAATAGAAAGAGAAATAAAAAACTATATATATTATCTGCTACGATACTTATATGTTTAAGCATTGGTATATCTGCTCGGTATTTTATAGATCTATATATAAAAAAACAAAACGATATGCTTCAAAATGAAATAGCAGATATAAATTTAAAAAAACACGTAGATGAACTAAAAGAAAAGGCAAGAATAGCCAAACAAAAGTTAGAACAACAAAAAGCTCAAGACGAAAAAGAGCTGTTAGAACAAGCCAAAAAAGATGATGCGAATTTAAATTTAGATATCGAAAAACAAACCGTGCTAAATGAACCATTACAAAATCAGCAAACAAAGCAAAAAGATGTAAAACCTACAGATAATAACAATGCTTTAATACCAAAAATAATCTCTCAAGACACTTTACAAAATTCAAACGATTTTGAAATTATAAATCAGCGTATTAGTTCTGATTTGCCTCTACCTCAAGAAACTAATATTTTGGAATTCTCAGAAGCAAATCAGAGCGAATCAAATAAATATCAAAGTCAGCCACAAAACAAAAGTCAAGCACAAAACAGCATAAAAATCGAATCTCAAACCATAGATATGTCAGTAAAATCTCTAAAATCTAAATTTGATAGTACGAATGATATAAAATACGCTATTTTATTGGCTGAGGAGTTTTACAAAAACAATGACTATGAAAATGCTATAAAATGGGCTTTTACGATAAATAGCATAGATGAAAATGAGATAAAAGGCTGGGTTATCTTCGCTAAAGCAAAGTATAAAATAGGTAAAAAAGAAGACGCTCTCACAGTTCTTAATGCACTACAAGAAAAAAATAGATCAAATAGCATAGAAGAGCTTATAGAACAGATCAGAAAAGAAACTTTCTAA
- the ctsD gene encoding transformation system, type II secretion system secretin protein CtsD (Pfam matches to PF00263.17 Secretin, and to PF07655.9 Secretin_N_2), whose amino-acid sequence MSLLITNKNIFKILTILAIFFSTQALANECKSRVFNIKISNSVSTAEILNQLSDMCHFSIIQNDEYASQVLQNQISGINIKDMTLKEIFDILINQNNLDYTFYKNILKISSMQTKMFKIDYITSVREGTAIIKASVDSSPSEVGGNGNTNNNNSNTNDQAGYGLDNHIKTTEKFDFWQNLNAELKAILNNGSEKLIAPDPVINTNAGLITVTGTNTQLKRVGDYLNQLESRLKKQVMIDVSIIAVELSNSYTKGIDWSKFELGFNSYLGNDPVTGAPSNIQFGTGSTGNPAQSLRNITGGFVLGGGVNLSMDGVLNFLETKGRTKVVSSPKIMTMNNQQALITVGDNINYRVQEDTTNNNTQTAVTNTTYTQYSIFIGILLNLLPEVSDDGRIMLRINPSLSSFKYGDDNRRQANIREIAPDTLQKKLSTVVQVNSGDTIILGGLIGETKGKDNTSVPVLGDIPLFGNLFKSTKDSVSTTELIFIITPKVIDNETPKQIRNSLKELGFSESVL is encoded by the coding sequence ATGTCCTTATTAATTACAAATAAAAATATATTTAAGATATTAACGATTTTAGCAATATTTTTTAGCACCCAAGCATTAGCAAATGAATGCAAAAGCAGAGTTTTTAATATAAAAATATCAAACAGCGTATCCACAGCAGAGATATTAAATCAACTTTCTGATATGTGTCATTTTAGCATTATACAAAATGACGAATACGCGAGTCAGGTGCTACAAAATCAGATATCTGGTATAAATATCAAAGATATGACATTAAAAGAGATATTTGATATATTGATAAATCAAAACAATTTAGACTATACATTTTATAAAAATATACTGAAAATTTCATCAATGCAGACTAAAATGTTTAAGATCGATTATATAACTTCGGTGAGAGAAGGAACTGCGATCATAAAAGCTTCTGTTGATTCATCTCCGTCTGAAGTTGGCGGAAATGGCAATACTAATAACAATAACTCAAACACAAATGATCAAGCCGGATACGGACTTGACAATCACATAAAAACAACGGAAAAATTTGACTTTTGGCAAAATTTAAATGCGGAGTTAAAAGCTATATTAAACAACGGAAGTGAAAAACTTATAGCACCAGATCCTGTTATAAACACGAATGCGGGACTCATAACTGTTACTGGTACGAATACTCAGCTAAAAAGAGTTGGTGATTACTTAAATCAGCTTGAAAGCAGACTTAAAAAACAAGTAATGATAGACGTATCTATAATAGCAGTAGAACTTAGCAATTCATATACAAAAGGTATAGATTGGTCTAAATTTGAGCTTGGATTTAATAGCTATCTTGGAAATGATCCTGTTACAGGAGCTCCATCTAACATACAATTTGGCACCGGTTCAACAGGAAATCCAGCCCAAAGTCTAAGAAATATCACAGGCGGATTTGTTCTTGGTGGTGGAGTAAATTTAAGTATGGACGGAGTTTTAAATTTCTTAGAAACAAAAGGTAGAACAAAAGTCGTCTCAAGCCCTAAAATTATGACTATGAACAACCAACAAGCCTTAATAACAGTAGGCGATAACATAAATTATAGAGTACAAGAAGACACAACAAACAACAACACACAAACAGCAGTGACAAATACGACTTATACTCAATACTCGATATTTATCGGGATACTTTTAAATTTACTTCCTGAAGTAAGCGATGATGGCAGGATAATGCTAAGAATAAATCCTAGCTTAAGCAGCTTTAAATACGGCGACGATAATAGAAGACAAGCAAATATAAGAGAGATTGCTCCAGATACTTTACAAAAGAAACTATCTACCGTAGTTCAAGTAAATAGCGGCGATACCATTATTCTTGGTGGTTTGATCGGCGAAACAAAAGGTAAAGATAACACAAGCGTTCCAGTTCTTGGAGATATACCTCTGTTTGGAAATCTTTTTAAAAGCACAAAAGACTCAGTAAGTACAACAGAGCTTATATTTATAATAACACCAAAAGTTATCGATAACGAAACTCCAAAGCAGATTAGAAATTCATTAAAAGAACTTGGATTTTCAGAGTCTGTCTTATGA
- the hslV gene encoding heat shock protein HslVU, ATP-dependent protease subunit (Pfam match to PF00227.22 Proteasome), translated as MFHATTILAYKGKKGSIIGGDGQVSFGNTVLKGNAVKIRKLLGGKILAGFAGSTADAFNLFDMFERILESTKGDLLKAVIEFSKEWRKDKVLRKLEAMMLVLDREHIFLLSGTGDVVEPEDGKIAAIGSGGNYALAAARALDKFADINEEELVKESLKIAGEICIYTNTNIKTYALWDEK; from the coding sequence ATGTTTCATGCTACAACTATTTTAGCCTATAAAGGTAAAAAAGGTTCCATTATAGGCGGAGACGGGCAAGTAAGTTTTGGAAATACAGTCTTAAAAGGTAATGCCGTAAAAATAAGAAAGCTTTTAGGTGGTAAAATTTTAGCCGGTTTTGCAGGAAGTACTGCTGATGCGTTTAATCTATTTGATATGTTTGAGCGCATACTTGAAAGCACTAAAGGTGATCTTTTAAAAGCCGTTATCGAGTTTAGTAAAGAGTGGAGAAAAGACAAAGTACTACGCAAACTTGAAGCTATGATGCTAGTTCTTGATAGAGAACATATATTTTTACTAAGTGGCACCGGAGATGTAGTGGAGCCAGAAGATGGAAAAATAGCAGCGATAGGAAGTGGCGGAAACTACGCTTTAGCCGCAGCAAGAGCTCTTGATAAATTTGCTGATATAAATGAAGAAGAACTCGTAAAAGAGAGTCTTAAAATAGCAGGCGAAATTTGCATATACACAAATACAAATATAAAAACTTATGCATTATGGGATGAAAAATAG
- a CDS encoding hypothetical protein (Pfam match to PF04350.9 PilO), translated as MNIENILSRLDEYFAKKKRNEVYLIFAAVFLIISYVVYMFVLDRTSIFYEDKLSGYKSAQEQYLNLKNTDEINSNIAISEKTYNQNISNLKKLKDDNSYLNKELQILSESIFNEKDLNKFLDYLALEAKNNNISVVDITNNSGKIKPLSVEKFYDINVSFQANFNNIVRYVSTLERSNNVVDIQNLDINVSQNNLNGNLNIIVWGIKSI; from the coding sequence ATGAATATCGAAAATATATTATCAAGGCTAGATGAGTATTTTGCAAAAAAGAAAAGAAATGAAGTTTATCTGATTTTTGCTGCTGTGTTTTTGATAATTTCATACGTTGTGTATATGTTTGTGCTGGATAGAACATCAATTTTTTACGAAGATAAGCTAAGCGGATATAAATCTGCTCAAGAGCAATATCTAAATTTAAAAAATACAGATGAAATAAATAGCAACATAGCTATATCTGAAAAAACATATAATCAAAATATATCAAATTTAAAAAAACTAAAAGATGATAACTCATATCTAAACAAAGAGTTACAAATTCTATCTGAATCAATCTTCAACGAAAAAGACTTAAATAAATTTTTAGATTATTTAGCATTAGAAGCTAAAAATAACAATATATCAGTAGTAGATATCACAAACAACTCAGGCAAGATAAAACCTCTATCTGTAGAGAAATTTTACGATATAAATGTATCATTTCAAGCAAATTTTAATAATATAGTAAGATACGTAAGCACTTTAGAGCGATCAAATAACGTAGTAGATATCCAGAATTTAGATATAAACGTCTCTCAAAACAACCTAAACGGAAATTTAAATATCATAGTATGGGGTATAAAATCAATATGA
- the ctsE gene encoding transformation system, type II secretion system ATPase CtsE (Pfam matches to PF00437.16 T2SSE, and to PF05157.11 T2SSE_N), whose translation MNEKNDISGPEFYQNKNTQLSQIDKQVLLTLIRDGKLGENEASDLETKINSNNIKDILIEYAKISYDDFINAILDLYRRDRITLKDVTDHFLLDLEEFLKNVAKQFRLEYLNLENIKLNYNLIEKVSALQLKKLGALPIKEDEINVYVALKNPFDLDAQDRIGHIFNRKLLKVVVCDPNNIDKYMSKIELNESVKGIINEIRKELGSQTTQDSDSSGILKLIETVLRISIQNRASDIHIEPTETNCIVRSRIDGMLAETFVFDKDIYPPLVSRIKLLSNMDIAERRKPQDGRFSAHILNKEYDFRISTLPILNGESLVLRILDKSKVIISLENLGMHQQNFSKFTHSMHQPYGIILVTGPTGSGKSTTLYGALNDIKSVEKKIITVEDPVEYQLNMIQQVHVNEKAGLTFSVALRSILRQDPDIIMIGEIRDQETLRIAIQAALTGHLVFSTLHTNDAISAITRMIDMGVESYLVSGALIAIEAQRLIRKLCPHCKQKITLSANIIKDIEKQLPSEYQFYKSVGCELCSQTGFLGREMISEILPISDKISSMIASEASKEEIKKAAYEEGFTDMFHDGVIRAANGVTTIEEIYRVAKV comes from the coding sequence ATGAATGAAAAAAACGATATTTCAGGACCTGAGTTTTATCAAAACAAAAATACCCAACTCAGTCAAATAGACAAACAAGTTTTACTCACCCTGATAAGAGATGGAAAACTGGGTGAAAATGAGGCGAGTGATTTAGAAACAAAGATAAACTCAAACAACATAAAAGATATTTTGATAGAGTACGCAAAAATATCTTATGATGATTTTATAAATGCTATTTTAGATCTTTATAGACGAGATAGAATAACTCTAAAAGATGTTACAGATCATTTCTTGTTAGATTTAGAGGAGTTCTTAAAAAATGTTGCAAAACAGTTTAGGCTGGAGTATTTAAATTTAGAAAACATCAAACTCAATTACAATCTTATAGAAAAAGTATCTGCACTTCAGTTAAAAAAGCTTGGCGCACTTCCCATAAAAGAAGATGAGATAAATGTATATGTTGCATTAAAAAATCCATTTGATTTAGACGCTCAAGATAGAATCGGTCATATTTTTAACAGAAAACTACTCAAAGTAGTCGTATGTGATCCAAATAATATAGATAAATATATGAGCAAAATAGAGCTAAATGAGAGTGTAAAAGGCATAATCAACGAAATCAGAAAAGAGCTTGGTAGTCAAACTACGCAAGATAGCGATAGCAGCGGTATTTTAAAACTCATTGAAACTGTTTTAAGGATATCCATACAAAATAGAGCAAGCGATATTCATATAGAGCCAACAGAAACAAACTGTATCGTTAGAAGCAGGATCGATGGAATGCTCGCTGAAACTTTTGTATTTGATAAAGATATATATCCGCCTTTAGTAAGTCGTATAAAACTACTATCAAATATGGATATAGCCGAACGTAGAAAACCTCAAGACGGACGTTTTTCTGCTCATATACTAAATAAAGAGTATGATTTTCGTATATCGACTTTGCCGATTTTAAATGGAGAGAGTTTAGTTTTAAGAATACTTGATAAATCCAAAGTGATAATAAGCTTAGAAAATTTAGGTATGCACCAACAAAATTTTTCTAAATTTACTCACTCAATGCATCAACCATATGGCATTATTTTAGTAACAGGACCTACTGGAAGCGGTAAATCAACTACTTTGTACGGTGCCTTAAACGATATAAAAAGCGTAGAAAAAAAGATCATTACCGTAGAAGATCCAGTAGAATACCAGTTAAATATGATCCAGCAAGTACATGTAAATGAAAAGGCGGGTCTTACGTTTTCTGTAGCGTTAAGATCGATATTACGTCAAGATCCAGATATCATAATGATAGGAGAAATAAGAGATCAAGAAACATTAAGAATCGCGATCCAAGCAGCATTAACCGGTCACCTTGTATTTTCTACACTACACACAAACGACGCGATCTCAGCGATAACTCGTATGATAGATATGGGTGTTGAAAGCTACTTAGTAAGTGGTGCTTTGATAGCTATAGAGGCTCAACGTCTTATAAGAAAACTCTGTCCTCACTGCAAACAAAAGATAACTTTATCTGCAAACATTATAAAAGATATAGAAAAACAGCTTCCTAGCGAGTATCAATTTTACAAAAGTGTAGGATGTGAGCTATGCTCTCAAACAGGATTTTTAGGACGTGAAATGATAAGTGAAATTTTACCTATAAGCGATAAAATATCATCTATGATAGCAAGTGAAGCTTCAAAAGAAGAGATTAAAAAAGCTGCGTATGAAGAGGGTTTTA
- a CDS encoding ATPase, AAA family (Pfam match to PF13401.2 AAA_22), whose translation MNNYTALKDVFVDDNGVFDYVNLDKSNITYYKILNALKKPLKLVLFYGKPGSGKTFLLHKIYKDISQKDKVIFFPQPFFNEADFIDALSLEIFNKKIENPTYENLITSYKNSLKTEQNESKCIILLLDEAQLYPNFLIEKIRLMADTRLFKILFTVHKTDEEDTLAKDYFRTRIWENIELENSNLDEICLYIEKKLVFHNLHSYFNMYNINHIKLIYKLTNGNLRVLNKLLYKIYEIYEYYEENRPSTIKNRHLLKKIVEMAAIDSGLINA comes from the coding sequence ATGAATAACTACACTGCTTTAAAAGATGTTTTTGTTGATGATAATGGTGTTTTTGATTATGTAAATTTAGATAAATCCAACATCACGTATTACAAAATTTTAAATGCTCTTAAAAAACCTTTAAAGTTAGTGTTATTTTACGGAAAACCGGGGTCTGGAAAGACATTTTTACTGCATAAAATTTATAAAGATATATCTCAAAAAGATAAAGTGATATTTTTTCCTCAACCGTTTTTCAATGAAGCAGACTTCATAGACGCTCTTAGTTTAGAGATTTTTAACAAAAAAATTGAAAATCCAACATACGAAAACCTTATAACAAGCTATAAAAATAGCCTAAAAACGGAACAAAATGAGAGTAAATGTATAATTTTACTTTTAGATGAGGCTCAACTTTATCCTAATTTTTTAATAGAAAAAATAAGATTAATGGCAGACACTAGGCTATTTAAGATACTTTTTACCGTACATAAAACAGATGAAGAAGACACTTTGGCAAAGGATTATTTTCGTACCAGAATTTGGGAAAATATCGAGCTAGAAAACTCAAATTTAGATGAAATATGCTTATACATAGAAAAAAAGTTGGTTTTTCATAATCTCCATAGTTACTTTAATATGTACAATATAAATCATATAAAACTTATATATAAATTAACTAATGGAAATTTAAGAGTGTTAAACAAACTACTATATAAAATATATGAAATTTATGAATACTATGAAGAAAACAGACCATCAACCATAAAAAATAGACATCTGTTAAAAAAAATAGTGGAAATGGCTGCTATAGACTCGGGGCTTATCAATGCTTGA